The genomic region ACCTAAATAAACTTAAACccctaacaataaaaaaaaagaaaaaagaaaaaagaaaaagaaagaaaaatatatacaattacacttCTCCAGCGTACAATAACTAAACCAAATACACCAACTCACACTTTCCATTTCAAAACGCGCGAAAACCGAAAAGAAGGTGAGACACTGTTATCCACTGGTCCGTGACGTCATATCCAGGGGCATGTCGGCGCCACGTTTACAGTGTGACgacttggaagggagggagagggagggaggaagagggaggggaagggaggaaggaggaggaggggaggggaagggaggaaggaggaggaggggaagggaggaagaaggggagggagggtaggaaggaggggaggaagaagggagggatgggtgtgggaaggaaggaggaaagaagggagggatggatgggggaaggaggggaaggagggataaagaatgggaagaagaagggagggagggaaggaagggagggggatagagggggagggagtaggggaagaagaagggagggatgggtgggggaaggaggggaggggaagggaggaagaaggaggaggaaagaaggggagggaggggaagagaagaaggaaggaagaggagagagggagaggagataaaaatgaaaaatgacctggggaaagaaagggagaaaggaaaagtgggaggaaaagtagtgagggtgaaggagagggggataattggaaggaaagaaaaaaagaaagagggaagaggaaggaaaaaagagaggggggggggatgagggggaagggagagggaaaaagaaaaagaaatggaaggaagagaaagaagggggcatagagtgggggaagagaaagagagggagagaaggtgaaagtagaggaaataagggaggcgggaattagaaggagggagggggggggagggagaaagcaaaATTTCGGCTTTTTAGCCATAGTGTGACATTTAAGAAGGAGGTGTGAAGGGAGAGTaaaagtgggaggaaagagagaaagatagagtgagaggagagagagagagagagagagagagagagagagagagagagagagagatgagagagagagagagagagagagagagagagagagaggaaaggaggggagaggagaggaggaaggagagaagtgaacagaacagaataggaagagagagaagagggaataaaacagagagagagagaagagaggagaaaacaggaaagagagaagagagaagaaaaaagaaaacagaaaaaaaacagatgacaaacataaaatagaaaacagaaaagaaagccaGTAATGAAgccaaggaaaggaaaggaaggaagatgaagaaagaaagaaggaaggagagaaggagaaaggaagtggaagttCGTAATTAACGGAAGAGAATAGCACAGAAATTAACGATCTTTGTGGGCCTTACCTGAGCCCGTGGGAGAATGATTACCTAATGACTTTATAGACCTACAGTAGCGCGTGGAGTCTATACGCCGCGCACTTAtacgtataaaaataaatatcaatttgCTGTTTTAATATTCAACTATAAAGCCTTGATGATAATTACTTATGAATAAGAGTAAGACTGATTTATTAATTGATATACGAATATTTTCAAAATGGATTCTTGACCATGTACGTTCTATCAAGTTCTTTCAAGATTTATAgcttatatatgattatttcttgtattttttactctttttcagtCGTGCTCAATTTTCAGagctatttcattatttttttaaattgccgtaaggagaagaaatagaagagagagagagagagagagagagagagagggagggagggagggagggagggagggagggaggagagagaggagagagggagagaggggagagagagagagagagagagagagagagagagaagaggatagagagagaagagagagagagagagagatgagagagagagagagagagagagagggagggagggagggagggagagagagggagggagggagggagagagagggatgagagagagagaaagagagagagaggagagatgagagagagagagagagagagagagacgagagagagagagagagagagagagagagagagagagagagagaaatagagagagagagagagagagagagagagagagagagagagagagacggagagagggagggagagagagtgagagagagagagagagagagagacagaaagacagagagacagacagatagagagagagagagagagagaaagagagagagagaagagagagagagaagagatgagagagagagagagagagagagagagagacagacagacagacagacagagagagagagagagagagagagagagagagagagagagagagagagcgagagagagcgagagagagagagagagagagagagaggagagagatgagagagacagagagagagagagagagagagagagaaaacgcgaaaAATCGATGACAAAAGATGCTTCTGGACTCGACAATGAAAAGGAAAGATTTATGCCTAAAAATCCCAATAAATCTATACATTTTTGAAAAGAAATGTTCGGTAGAATTGTAGTATGGAGTACAAGaatttagacttttttttctttctactttgacAAAGATATTTTAGTGTTTtcgtctacaaaaaaaaaaaaaaaaaaaaaaaaaaaaatcgaaggtaGCTAtagatcttcatttttttttttttttttttacttttttctctcttttttccttatatGACATGACGAAATATTTCCTCTATGGATTATTCTATATTTTGTAAATCTTTCTACCGAAATAACTCCACTAACTCGTATATTTGTATCCATGTTCAGTTTAATGATAAATATGCTAATTGGCCGACAAAAGGGACCATAATTAGGTTAAACTAGGTTGTTTCAGTCAATGGGTAATTCTCTTCATTATTCAGCAGTTTCATTCACTTAAATGCCTTaaatatattacttttatatcTATTAAATGTCTTAaaagaattcttttttttatctatttattacctCACTTCATCTCATTAACTTCATCTATCTCAAACTTCCTTTTCGTTGGTCTTCCAGcttattgttctttctctttcgctctctttctatcctatCCACTTTCTTCCACATGACTTCCACATCGTCTTATTCACTGGCCTTCCACCTCGTCTCATCGCTAACTGGTTATCCACTTCATCCACAGGTCATGGACTTCTTGTATACAGTTCTTCCACCTCATCCACAGACCATCCAACTCACCTCATCCACAaaccatccacctcctcttatCCACAGACCATCCAAATCATCCACCTCCCCTTATCCACATTCCTCCTACAACCATCCACCTCCTCTCGTCCACAAGCCATCCatctcatccacctcccctcatccacatTCTCCCCACCTCGTCTCAACCACAAACCATCCACATTCCTCCCACCATTCACAAACCATCCACCTCCTCTCATCCACAGGCCATCCaactcatccacctcccctcatccacatTCCTCAACCTCCTCTAATCCACAGACCACCCAATTCATCCacattcctcccacctcctctcatccacattcctcccacctctcaaccacctcccctcatccacatTCCTCAACCTCCTCTAATCCACAAACCAACCACATTCCTCCCACCACCTTTGATCCACAAAccatccacctcctctcacccacattcctcccaccacccctcatccacatccacatccacaggcctcactcactcatccatctTCACCCTACACCTGTATACCAAAACACCCAAGGATGATACAGTGAAATTACCCAGCTACCCCAGGGGCTCCATAGTCCAGGGGGTTAATTTTCACGACCCACATCCACTCAGGAGGCGGGTATGTCTGTTGGGGATCTATAGGCCTATGGAAATGCATACCCTCATAGAAGTGCATGTCTTTTCTGTCTTTGCGGGTTTTGTCTGTCATGTCTCTGTGTTATGCTAATGTTAGGAAGACATATTAtgctaaaaatgaaaaagaaagagaagagagaatgtatacatataaatataaatacacacacacacacacacacacacacacacacacacacacacacacacacacacacacacacacatatatatatatatatatatatatatatatatatatatatatatatatatatatatatatatatacatatatatacacacacacacagagttagagggagagagagaaagtgagtgagtgagatagatagatagatagatagatagatagatagatagatagatagatagatagatagatagatagatagatagatagatagatagatagatagattaggtagatagatacagatagatagatagatagagagagagagagagagaattagagggagagtcagaaaatgagagagagagaggattggatgataagagtgagagagagagagagagaaggagagagagagagagagagagagagagggagagagagagagagagagagggagagagagagagagagagagagagagagagagagagagagagatagagaagggctTATAagagtgagtttgagagagacacagagaaagaaagtgtgtgtgagagagagagagaaagtgagagacaaagagacaaacccaaaataaaaacaaaacaaatcaaagaacacaaagaaataccagaaacaaacaaagacaacgcaagaatcagagagagaaagggaaaaacagcAAGAACCAATGAGGCCAAGAAAGTCACCCCAAAATCTCGCGCCATCAACTGTCCTGGCGGCCGATTATCCAGGCCGCGCCACCTATAAATACCGGGCCAGGGCGTGGAAGCAGGCAGATTACCTTCGACCTCCGTTGAGTAAACACCTCTCTTGTGCCTCTGACAAAAGGTGAGTTTCGTGTTCGATTCGCTATTCTTGTGATCATTGTCTTTTTGAAATTTTGATATTTGGTAGTATGTTTGATGTTAGGGATGTTGGTTTTGATTATTGatgttttgaatgttttttttttgggttggttTATGTAAATACTGATATACTGGGATGACTTAATTCATGTTAGATTAGTAGCGTTTGTTGGTAATCCCGACTAAGGTCTTTTTCAAGTCTGAGATCACTACTTACTGTCTTCCGAAACCTCCTCGaaggctaaagaaaaaaaaaaaaaaccctcgccTCCCTTTTCTCCAGAATTTCTCAACCGCCAACATGATGAAGCTCGTGGTCGTTCTCTTCGCCctggccgccgtcgccgccgcctccgACCTCAAGGAGTCCCCCCGCTTCGGCTACCTCTCCCTCGACCCCACCAACGGCGCCTCCTTAGCCTTCAAcagcaccaccatcaacaacgGCATCTTCTTCAGCGTCTTGCTCTTCGTCGCCGCCCTGGCCGTCAAACTCTTCATCGGATACGACTTCCTGACCCTCTTCGAGAAGCCCAGCAGCTACGAGAACCAGGGCTACACCTACGACCCCGCCCAGGCCTACTCCAACCCTTCCGTCTTCGCCAAGAAGTGAGTGGGGAAAgcgcgttgtttttttttcttcttctgtggtgtcttcttttttttggggggggagggggggattgggtgtccgttttctgttctctttttttttttgtcttgattcggtcgatcccgttttctgttgttcaTTTGTGGatctgatttcatttttttttcattctctttggaattgatcccgttttctgttgttcaTTTGTGGATCtgatctcgttttctttcattctctttggaATTGATCCCGTTTTCCGTTGTTCATTTGTGGATCTggtctcgttttctttcattctctttggaattgatcccgttttctgttgtttatttatgGATCTGGTCTCGTTTTCTTTGGCTCTTTTTCAATtcgatcccgttttctgttcctctttcggATCAGAAGGACTTTACCGTGAACTATCACCTGACAGTTCTAATGAAGCATTCCTCTTTTATGTTAATCAAGCTGAGAATTCCTTCCAAAATAGTGTTACGTTTTTATCTTGTTCATATATCAGTTTGCAACAAGTGACAGATATTTCAACCTCGAGACGAAGTGCAGGGGAAACTAAGATATAAATTAAcgtctctcttattcactcacagGTCCCTGGACATGCTCTCCCCAGTCTTGGATTCTCTCTCCAACGCATACCAAAAGTACCAGTAAAGGAATGGTAGCTCTCTATCCTCTCGGTACCTATACCAAGATACCAAGAAGTTACTTGGAAAATAACTTTAAGCTCGTGGGTAGATCCTACGATGCTAGCAGAAAATATGGTCGTTTTTTAATGGAATTGTTTTTTAgtaatttatatctatttattgtatTGTTATGAGCAGTGTCACAGGTGGCATATGCTATGATAAAAATTACTACTTGTTATAAGACTAGTCTTTGTTGACATAAAGTATCAAaattatcttccatttttttattattcatacatCTACTCCTGAAACAGAATTAACTACGATGTACTTTGAGAATCTACAAaattattaatacatacacattaaaacGTCTATTAGTTGATACATGCACATTAATACGTGTTTATTAATCAATAGATATACATTATCACATTAATACTTCAATACGCATTAATACATATGCATTGtaattaatacatacacattgatacctatttattaattattatatacacatcAATGCATGTTTATTAACTGATAcacattaatgaatattttttagtaaatacatacacactgataCATGTTTATTAATCATTACATAGACATCAAAGCATGTTTATTAATTATTACATACACATCAATGCATGTTTATTAATTGAAACACACAACACAtgattattcatacatacacaaaaatgttTCATAAATGATTTCCAGATATTTGAGAATTGAAAATATTCTTTAATTAATGGAAAGCGAGAGTGAAACAATAACATTAGTtctagaaaacaaatgaaaaaaaaaaaactacatcttTCTAAATGTAAAATGTTGAATTTCCTATGAATTTTCATGTTACATTATCATTAAATGTAACAACAATACTTAAAATAATCTGATTGAAAACGAATCAATATTtttagtgataaggatgatacaaTAGATAACAGCTTTATGCtgaagagaatgtatatatatatatatatatatatatatatatatatatatatatatatatgatgaagaaaaagggatCCAACtaaatggtaatatatatatatgtatatatatatatatatatatatatatatatatatatatatatatatatatatatatatctatatatatatatatatatatatatatatatatgtatatatatatatatgtatatatatatatatatatatatatatatattatcttttaattggatcccttttttcttaatcatatatatatatatatatatatatatatatatatatatatatatatatatatatatatattgtatatatatatatatatatatatatatatatatatatatatatatatatatatatatatatatatatatatatatatgtacacacacacacacacacacacacacacacacacacacacacacacacacacacacacacacacacatatatatatatatatatatatatatatatatatatatatatatatatatgtatatacatatatatgtatacacacacacacacacacacacacacacacacacacacacacacacacacacacatatatatatatatatatatatatatatatatatatatatatatatatatatatatatatatgtatatacatctttatatgtatatgtatatacatatatatatatatatatatatatatatatatatatatatatatatatatatatatatatatatatatatatattcgtaagcaccaaaataagaaagaaagaaagaaagaaagaaaaaaatgtacaaaaatcaCTCTGCCACAATAGTTTATAACATCCATAAAAATTATAATCTTTGATTCTCGACCTTTAACCAAATACCAAAAACTCGTTGTTGACATATTTAATAATCTGATAAATAATCTAATAAATTATCAATTTTTGAAGCTCTGATAAATCTATATCGAGTTAGAAgaatatgatgaaaaaaagtaattgagagcagaagcaggaggaggattaggatgatgatgagaataatgataatgctaataatgataataatgataatgataatggtgatgataatgataataatgataataatgataatgatgatgataatgatgataatgacaatgataatgataataatgataatgataaggatgatgataataataataagataataatgctaataatgatgataatgatattaataacaagtaggagatagaggaggaggaaaagaagaaaaaagggatgagagggaaaagaaaaagaagagaaagaagatgaagaagaaaaagaagacgaagaagaagaaaagaagaaggagaagaagaagaagaagatgaagaagaagaggaggaagaagaagaagaagaaaaagaagaagaagaagaagaagaaacagcagaagaagaagaagaagaagaagaagaagaagaagaaagaggaaggaggaggaggaagaagaagaagaggaaaaataataagaagaagtagaagataaagaagacgaagaagcaacagcagtagaagaaaaagaagcagaagaagaagacaagaagaagaagaagaaggagaagaagaagaagaagaagaaaaagaagcagaagaagaagaagaagaagaagaaaaagaagaagaagcagaagaagaagcacaacgataatgaaaataccaataataacaataatgataagtaggaagaagaaaagaagaaaaagaaaagaagaaacaagaaaatccaCAAATTCTTCAAAACAACCCCATTAACCTCGTTTACTTAACTCATCAAGAATTCAAGACAATGCAGCTGTAATTGTATAGGCCTATAAGTGGGCTACGCGTGGCTGAGGCTTTCACATCTGCTGCTTTTGTGGTGTGGGAGGAATTGTTAAGGCTTATGCCTGCTTGTGGGGTTGGTATGCCTGGTTGTGGGGTTGTGAATGTCCTTTTCGTGAGGTTGTGAATGTTCTTTGTCGTGAGGTTGTGAATGTTCTTTTTCGTGAGGTTGGTATGCCTGGTTGTGGGGTTGGTATGCCTGGTTGTGGGGTTGTGAATGTCCTTTTCGTGAGGTTGTGAATGTTCTTTGTCGTGAGGTTGTGAATGTTCTTTTTCGTGAGGTTGGTATGCCTGGTTGTGGGGTTGGTATGCCTGGTTGTGGGGTTGTGAATGTCCTTTTCGTGAGGTTGTGAATGTTCTTTGTCGTGAGGTTGTGAATGTTCTTTTTTGTGAGGTTGGTATGTCCTTTTTGTGAGGTTGGTATACCTGGTCTTGGGATTGGTATGCCTGGTTGTGGGGTTGGCGTGTACTTTTTGTGAGGTTGGTATGTCCTTTTCGTGAGGTTGGTATACCTGGTCTTGGGATTGGTATGCCTGGTTGTGGGGTTGGCGTGTACTTTTTGTGAGGTTGGTATGTCCTTTTCGTGAGGTTGGTATGCCTGGTTGTGGGGTTGGTATGCCTGGTTGTGGGGTTGGTATGCCTGGTTGTGGGGTTGGTATGCCTGGTTGTGGGGTTAGTATGCCTGGTTGTGGGGTTGGTATGCCTGGTTGTGGGGTTGTGAATGTCCTTTTTTGTGAGGTTGGTATGCCTGGTTGTGGGGTTGGTATGTCCTTTTTGTGAGGTTGGTATGTCTGGTTGTGGGGTTGGTATGTCCTTTTTGTGAGGTTGGTATGCCTAGTTGTGGGGTTGGTATGCCTGGTTGTGGGGTTgtgaatgtatttttttgtgaGGTTGGTATGTCCTTTTTGTGAGGTTGGTATGCCTGGTTGTGGGGTTGTGAATGTCCTTTTTTGTGAGGTTGTGAATGTCTTTTTTCGTGTGGTTGGTATACCTGGTTGTGGGGTTGGTATGTCATTTTTTGTGAGGTTGGTATGCCAGCTTGTGGGATTGGTATGCCTGGTCGTGAGGTTGGTATGTCCTTTTCGTGAGGTTGGTATGTCCTTTTTCATGTGGTTGGTATGTCCTTTTTCATGTGGTTGGTATGTCCTTTTTCATGTGGTTGGTATGTCCTTTTTCGTGAGGTTGGTATACCTGGTCTTGGGATTGGTATGCCTGGTTGTGGGGTTGGTATGTCCTTTTCGTGAGGTTGGTATACCTGGTCTTGGGAGTTGCTATGCCTGGTCGTGAGGTTGGTATGTACTTTTTCGTGAGGTTGGTATGTCTGGTTCTGGGGTTGGTATGTCCTTTTCGTGAGTTTGGTCTTGGGAGTTGCTATGCCTGGTCGTGAGGTTGGTATGTACTTTTTCGTGAGGTTGGTATGTCTGGTTCTGGGGTTGGTGTGTCCTTTTCGTGAGGTTGTGAATGTTCTTTTTAGTGAGGTTGGTATGCCTGGTTGTGGGGTTGGTATGTTCTTTTCGTGAGGTTAGTGTACCTTTTTTCGGAAAGTTGACATGCCTGGTCGTGGGATTGGTATGCCCTATTTTGGAAGGTCGTGAGGTTGGTATGCTTTTTTTTTCGGGAACTTGGTATTTCGAACGTTTGGTATGCCTGGTCGTGAGGTTGGCATGCATGGTGCTGAAGGTAGCTTTTCCGGGAAGTTGGCATGCCTGGTCGTGAGGCTAATAAGCTATTTTCGTAAAGTTGGTACGCCTGATTATGGAATTGGTACCACTggtcgtatcttttttttttctttctttttttacttttagaaggctggtatgacatatatatgtatatatatatatatatatatatatatatatatatatatatatatatatatatatatatatatatatatatatatatatatatatatatatacacacacacacacacacacacacacacacacacacacacacaatatatatatatat from Penaeus vannamei isolate JL-2024 chromosome 26, ASM4276789v1, whole genome shotgun sequence harbors:
- the LOC138866523 gene encoding zonadhesin-like, producing the protein MKKDIPTSRKGHTNLTTRHTNPTSWHTNLTKNDIPTPQPGIPTTRKKTFTTSQKRTFTTPQPGIPTSQKGHTNLTKKYIHNPTTRHTNPTTRHTNLTKRTYQPHNQTYQPHKKDIPTPQPGIPTSQKRTFTTPQPGIPTPQPGILTPQPGIPTPQPGIPTPQPGIPTPQPGIPTSRKGHTNLTKSTRQPHNQAYQSQDQVYQPHEKDIPTSQKVHANPTTRHTNPKTRYTNLTKRTYQPHKKEHSQPHDKEHSQPHEKDIHNPTTRHTNPTTRHTNLTKKNIHNLTTKNIHNLTKRTFTTPQPGIPTPQPGIPTSRKRTFTTSRQRTFTTSRKGHSQPHNQAYQPHKQA
- the LOC113821666 gene encoding uncharacterized protein, yielding MMKLVVVLFALAAVAAASDLKESPRFGYLSLDPTNGASLAFNSTTINNGIFFSVLLFVAALAVKLFIGYDFLTLFEKPSSYENQGYTYDPAQAYSNPSVFAKKSLDMLSPVLDSLSNAYQKYQ